The following are encoded together in the Paraburkholderia sp. BL10I2N1 genome:
- a CDS encoding efflux transporter outer membrane subunit produces MRRCTVEAAPASIAAVLGVVLLAACTVGPDYHQPQADAPPTWHTDSYWRLAEPSHAPLAPDWWQVFNDPLLASLEGQALAQNQTLVAASAHYAQARATLANTRGQQLPEVDLAGSAERFRISQNRPLTNYGVPTQSTVQNNVQIGPTIDYDTDLFGRIRREVEGARASEEQSADDLANARLVLTTDLATDYFAMRELDAEIDVLNRSVTLQQKALDYVTSEHDLGAVSGLDVLQQKSQLDATRVQAQLLLNQRAQFEHAIAALVGVPAPQFAIEPKLTDTGVPSIPLGVPSDVLQRRPDIASAERAMAAANAQIGVAKAAFFPSLTLTPGIGWESTQLASLFSAPNLMWTLGAAVGQVIFDGGKRAANVDFANEGYKAAEANYRQTVLNAFQQVQDGVTGLSVLDGAAKQSKDAVADAQRLLELANDRYSGGLVAYLNVITAQESLLTSERQDVQIRGQQLTLSVSLVKALGGGWDVSAPAADKVSDRLMDKPAEKLAEKQRPMNPPQ; encoded by the coding sequence CTGCGTCGATGCACGGTGGAGGCAGCGCCAGCGTCCATCGCCGCGGTGCTGGGCGTCGTGCTGCTGGCGGCCTGTACGGTAGGTCCGGATTATCATCAGCCGCAGGCCGACGCGCCGCCGACGTGGCATACCGATTCGTACTGGCGGCTGGCCGAACCGTCGCACGCGCCGCTTGCGCCCGACTGGTGGCAAGTCTTCAACGACCCGTTGCTGGCTTCGCTCGAAGGCCAGGCGCTTGCGCAGAACCAGACGCTCGTCGCGGCGAGCGCGCACTATGCCCAGGCACGGGCGACCCTTGCGAATACCCGCGGGCAACAGTTGCCGGAGGTCGATCTGGCAGGCTCGGCGGAGCGCTTCAGGATCTCCCAGAACCGGCCGCTCACCAACTACGGCGTGCCGACCCAGTCGACCGTACAGAACAATGTTCAGATCGGCCCGACCATCGACTACGACACCGATCTGTTTGGCCGGATCCGTCGCGAGGTGGAGGGAGCCAGGGCGTCCGAGGAACAGTCGGCCGACGATCTGGCCAACGCGCGTCTCGTGTTGACCACCGATCTCGCCACCGACTATTTCGCGATGCGCGAACTCGACGCCGAGATCGACGTGCTGAACAGGTCCGTGACGCTGCAGCAGAAAGCGCTCGATTACGTGACTTCCGAGCACGATCTGGGCGCGGTGTCGGGACTCGACGTGCTGCAGCAGAAATCGCAACTCGACGCGACGCGTGTGCAGGCGCAGTTGCTGCTCAACCAGCGCGCGCAGTTCGAGCATGCCATTGCCGCACTGGTGGGCGTACCGGCCCCGCAATTTGCGATCGAGCCGAAATTGACGGACACAGGCGTTCCATCCATCCCACTTGGTGTGCCGAGTGATGTCCTGCAGCGTCGCCCGGATATCGCCTCGGCAGAACGCGCGATGGCTGCGGCAAACGCGCAGATCGGCGTCGCGAAGGCCGCCTTTTTTCCAAGCCTGACGCTGACGCCGGGCATTGGCTGGGAAAGCACGCAACTGGCGAGTCTCTTCAGCGCGCCCAACCTGATGTGGACGCTAGGCGCGGCCGTCGGACAGGTCATCTTCGACGGCGGCAAGCGAGCGGCAAATGTGGACTTCGCGAATGAAGGGTACAAGGCCGCCGAAGCGAATTACCGTCAGACCGTGCTGAATGCCTTCCAGCAGGTGCAGGATGGCGTCACCGGGCTATCCGTGCTGGACGGCGCAGCGAAGCAGTCGAAAGATGCGGTGGCCGACGCCCAGCGCCTGCTGGAGCTTGCCAACGATCGCTATTCGGGGGGCCTCGTTGCTTACCTCAATGTGATCACCGCGCAGGAGTCGCTGCTGACGAGCGAGCGCCAGGACGTGCAGATTCGCGGCCAGCAGCTGACGCTGTCGGTGTCGCTGGTGAAGGCGCTCGGCGGCGGTTGGGATGTGAGCGCGCCCGCTGCGGACAAAGTCTCGGACAGGCTGATGGACAAACCTGCCGAGAAACTCGCTGAAAAGCAGCGGCCAATGAACCCGCCGCAGTGA
- a CDS encoding efflux RND transporter periplasmic adaptor subunit, whose protein sequence is MTEKTHASLAIPARDTEVGHALPPRHREWKRAKIAIWIVLALLALGALRTVIADVMQSRSVAETTLQNAKQYVEVVSPTQTEGGGNTLLPGTLRGNVESPIYARATGYLLHWYVDIGARVKQGQLLADLDTPEIDQELAQAVAQREQINSSLGLAKSSLERWQQLRQRDAVSQQELDERQSTYSQDLANLAAADANVQRLRQLESFKRILAPFAGVVTQRNVDVGDLIDAGSGTSRALFALAQSDPLRVYVQLPQAYAQNVTDGMEVVVTQAELPGQQFHGTITHISGAIDVPTRSLQIEVTLPNPDGKLRPGAYVQVAVPAVAHAQMMVPGNTLLFRAEGPRLAVVDAQGTVHLRKIVIAQDLGQSLEIENGIEPGDKVIINPSDSIADGDHVQLAQPGKAGKGAS, encoded by the coding sequence ATGACCGAAAAAACTCATGCATCGCTGGCGATACCCGCGAGAGATACCGAGGTTGGCCATGCATTGCCGCCACGCCATCGCGAATGGAAGCGCGCGAAGATCGCCATCTGGATCGTGCTGGCGCTGCTCGCGCTGGGCGCGTTGCGCACCGTGATCGCGGACGTCATGCAAAGCCGCTCGGTAGCGGAGACGACCTTGCAGAACGCGAAGCAGTATGTCGAAGTGGTGTCGCCCACGCAGACCGAGGGGGGCGGCAACACGCTGCTGCCCGGCACGTTGCGCGGCAATGTCGAGTCGCCGATCTATGCGCGCGCGACGGGTTATCTGCTGCACTGGTATGTCGATATTGGCGCACGCGTGAAGCAGGGCCAGTTGCTTGCCGATCTGGACACACCTGAAATCGATCAGGAACTCGCCCAGGCCGTCGCGCAACGCGAGCAGATCAACTCGAGCCTGGGCCTCGCAAAGAGTTCGCTGGAACGCTGGCAGCAGTTGCGTCAGCGCGATGCGGTTTCGCAGCAGGAACTCGATGAACGGCAGAGCACGTACTCGCAGGATCTCGCGAATCTCGCAGCGGCCGATGCGAACGTGCAGCGCCTGCGGCAACTCGAATCGTTCAAGCGTATCCTCGCGCCGTTTGCGGGCGTGGTGACGCAGCGCAACGTCGATGTCGGCGATCTGATCGATGCGGGCAGCGGGACGAGCCGCGCGCTTTTTGCGCTTGCGCAGTCGGACCCGTTGCGGGTGTATGTGCAATTGCCGCAGGCGTATGCGCAAAACGTGACGGATGGCATGGAAGTCGTCGTGACCCAGGCCGAATTGCCCGGTCAGCAATTCCACGGCACGATCACGCATATCTCCGGTGCGATCGACGTACCGACCCGTTCGCTGCAGATCGAAGTGACGCTGCCGAACCCCGACGGCAAGCTGCGGCCCGGCGCGTATGTGCAGGTCGCGGTGCCGGCCGTCGCTCACGCACAGATGATGGTGCCTGGCAATACGTTGCTGTTTCGCGCGGAGGGGCCGCGGCTCGCGGTTGTCGATGCACAGGGCACAGTGCATCTGCGCAAGATCGTGATCGCTCAGGACCTTGGGCAATCGCTTGAAATCGAAAACGGCATCGAGCCTGGCGACAAGGTCATCATCAACCCGAGCGATTCGATCGCGGATGGCGATCACGTACAACTTGCGCAGCCCGGGAAGGCCGGCAAGGGGGCGTCGTGA
- a CDS encoding efflux RND transporter permease subunit: MWIVNVALKRPYTFIVMAILILLATPFVLLTTPVDVLPEINIPVVSIIWNYTGLSAEDMANRITSVNERSLTTTVNDIEHIESQSLAGISIIKLFLQPNANIQTAIAQTVAVEQAQLKQMPPGATPPLVISYSASSIPVIQLGLSSPKLSEQALNDTALNFLRPQLVTIPGAQVPYPYGGKSRLISVDLDTRALLAKGLTPSDVVSAFNAQNLILPTGTAKIGPKEYAINMNGSPPTVVGLNDIPVRTVNGATTYLREVAHVRDGFSPQTNIVHQDGHRGVLISVLKNGSASTLSVVNTLHALLPEASAALPPDLKITALFDQSIFVKAAVQGVVREALIAAALTAAMILLFLGNWRSTCIIAISIPLSILTSLIALHALGQTINIMTLGGLALAVGILVDDATVTIENIERHLHMGTDLHQAILEGAGEIAVPALVSTLCICIVFVPMFFLTGVARYLFVPLAEAVVFAMLASYVLSRTLVPTLAMLLMGHAHKPQANAKPNPFMRLYHRFDAGFERMRATYIVILSSLLVRRRLFAGVFLGFCVLSMGLTFVLGEDFFPSVDAGDIRLHMRAPTGTRIEETARLADEVEKVIRTVVPAKELGTILDNLGLPYSGINLSYSNAGTIGTLDGEIQIALNEDHKPSQRYIDKLRALLPQRFPGVEFFFQPADIVTQILNFGLPAAVDVQITGQDQQGNFDLARKLMKEVRMIPGAVDTHIQQKLDEPVISLDMDRTRLQQLNLSASNVAQNVLISLSGSSQTSPGFWFNNRNGVEYSVAVQTPQYQVSSIDELLRTPVSGSINGPTQLLGNLVRVAPQSQFAVVTHYNIRPVIDLYVGVERTDLGSVAAQVNKLVEQTRLSLPRGSQIVVRGQVQTMRSSFFGLGVGVAMAIVLVYLLIVVNFQSWVDPLIIVSALPAALAGIVWMLFLTGTHLSVPALTGAIMTMGVATANSILMVAFARQRLAAGTPPLTAALEAGASRIRPVLMTAFAMIIGMIPMALGLGEGAEQNAPLGRAVIGGLLFATVSTLFFVPLVFAGIHNRLARRRGGDEGHGGTGGTNRHDDPHGPSGGSSAGDGKPA, translated from the coding sequence ATGTGGATTGTCAACGTTGCGCTAAAGCGGCCATACACGTTCATCGTGATGGCCATCCTGATCCTCCTGGCCACGCCGTTTGTCCTGCTGACGACGCCAGTCGACGTGTTGCCGGAAATCAACATTCCCGTCGTCAGCATCATCTGGAATTACACAGGGCTGTCCGCCGAGGACATGGCCAACCGTATCACGTCGGTCAACGAGCGTAGCCTGACCACGACCGTCAACGACATCGAGCACATCGAATCGCAGTCGCTTGCCGGCATCTCGATCATCAAGCTGTTTCTGCAGCCGAACGCGAACATCCAGACGGCCATCGCGCAGACGGTCGCGGTCGAGCAGGCGCAACTGAAGCAGATGCCGCCCGGCGCGACGCCGCCGCTCGTGATCAGCTATTCGGCCTCCAGCATTCCGGTGATCCAGCTCGGCCTGTCGAGCCCGAAGCTCTCCGAGCAGGCGCTCAACGATACCGCGCTCAACTTCCTTCGCCCGCAACTGGTGACGATTCCCGGCGCGCAGGTCCCTTATCCGTACGGTGGCAAATCGCGCCTGATCTCGGTCGACCTCGACACCCGCGCGCTGCTTGCGAAGGGCCTGACGCCGTCCGACGTAGTCAGCGCGTTCAACGCGCAGAACCTGATTCTGCCCACTGGCACGGCGAAGATAGGGCCGAAGGAATACGCGATCAACATGAACGGTTCGCCGCCCACCGTGGTGGGGCTGAACGACATTCCGGTGCGCACCGTGAATGGAGCGACGACTTACCTGCGGGAAGTCGCGCATGTGCGGGACGGCTTCTCTCCGCAAACGAATATCGTGCATCAGGACGGCCATCGCGGCGTGCTGATTTCAGTGCTCAAGAACGGCAGCGCGTCCACGCTGTCGGTCGTCAATACGTTGCACGCGTTGTTGCCCGAAGCAAGCGCGGCGCTCCCGCCCGACCTGAAGATTACGGCGCTCTTCGACCAGTCGATCTTCGTGAAGGCGGCGGTGCAGGGCGTGGTGCGCGAAGCGTTGATCGCCGCTGCGCTGACGGCGGCGATGATTCTGCTGTTCCTCGGCAACTGGCGCAGCACCTGCATCATCGCGATATCGATTCCGCTGTCGATCCTGACATCGCTGATCGCGCTGCATGCGCTGGGACAGACCATCAACATCATGACCCTGGGCGGCCTCGCGCTGGCGGTGGGGATTCTGGTCGACGACGCGACGGTGACGATCGAAAACATCGAGCGCCACCTGCATATGGGCACGGACCTGCATCAGGCGATTCTCGAAGGCGCCGGCGAGATCGCGGTGCCGGCCCTCGTGTCCACGCTGTGCATCTGTATCGTGTTCGTCCCGATGTTCTTTCTGACCGGCGTGGCGCGCTATCTGTTCGTGCCGCTCGCCGAGGCGGTGGTGTTCGCGATGCTCGCGTCATACGTGTTGTCGCGCACGCTGGTACCGACGCTCGCGATGCTGCTGATGGGCCATGCGCACAAGCCGCAGGCGAACGCGAAGCCCAATCCGTTCATGCGGCTCTATCACCGCTTCGATGCCGGCTTCGAGCGGATGCGGGCCACGTACATCGTGATTCTGAGCAGTCTTCTGGTGCGCCGGCGGCTCTTTGCGGGTGTCTTTCTCGGCTTTTGCGTGTTGTCGATGGGACTCACGTTCGTGCTCGGCGAAGACTTCTTTCCGAGCGTCGATGCCGGCGATATCCGCCTGCATATGCGTGCGCCGACCGGTACACGGATCGAGGAAACGGCGCGTCTCGCCGATGAGGTGGAGAAAGTGATCCGCACGGTCGTGCCCGCGAAGGAACTGGGCACGATACTCGACAACCTCGGCTTGCCGTATAGCGGGATCAACCTGTCCTATAGCAACGCGGGCACGATCGGCACCCTTGACGGCGAAATCCAGATTGCACTGAACGAAGACCACAAGCCTTCTCAACGCTATATCGACAAGCTGCGCGCACTGTTGCCGCAGCGCTTCCCAGGCGTGGAATTTTTCTTCCAGCCTGCGGACATCGTGACCCAGATCCTGAATTTCGGCTTGCCTGCCGCCGTGGATGTGCAGATCACCGGGCAGGACCAGCAGGGCAATTTCGACTTGGCGCGCAAGCTCATGAAAGAGGTGCGGATGATTCCGGGCGCGGTCGACACGCACATCCAGCAGAAGCTCGATGAGCCCGTCATCAGTCTGGATATGGACCGCACCCGCCTCCAGCAGCTGAACCTGAGCGCGAGCAATGTGGCGCAGAACGTGCTGATTTCACTGTCGGGCAGCTCGCAGACGTCGCCTGGTTTCTGGTTCAACAACCGCAATGGCGTCGAGTACAGCGTCGCCGTGCAGACGCCGCAATACCAGGTGTCGTCGATCGACGAACTGTTGCGCACACCGGTGTCAGGTTCGATCAACGGGCCGACGCAACTGCTGGGCAATCTGGTGCGGGTCGCACCACAAAGCCAGTTCGCGGTCGTCACGCACTACAACATCCGGCCGGTGATCGATCTGTATGTGGGCGTCGAGCGGACCGATCTGGGCAGTGTCGCGGCACAGGTCAACAAGCTGGTGGAGCAGACCCGCCTGTCGCTGCCGCGTGGCAGCCAGATCGTCGTGCGCGGCCAGGTGCAGACGATGCGGTCTTCGTTCTTCGGGCTCGGCGTCGGCGTGGCGATGGCGATCGTGCTGGTGTATCTGCTCATCGTCGTGAACTTCCAGTCGTGGGTCGATCCGCTCATCATCGTCAGCGCGCTGCCCGCGGCGTTGGCGGGCATCGTCTGGATGCTGTTCCTCACCGGCACGCACCTGAGCGTGCCGGCGCTCACCGGCGCGATCATGACGATGGGCGTCGCAACCGCGAACAGCATTCTGATGGTGGCGTTCGCGCGTCAGCGTCTCGCGGCCGGCACGCCGCCGTTGACCGCGGCGCTCGAAGCAGGCGCGAGCCGCATCCGCCCGGTGCTGATGACCGCCTTCGCCATGATCATCGGCATGATTCCGATGGCGCTGGGTCTCGGTGAAGGCGCCGAGCAGAACGCGCCGCTTGGCCGCGCGGTGATCGGCGGCCTGCTGTTCGCGACGGTTTCGACGCTGTTCTTCGTACCGCTCGTATTCGCTGGTATCCACAACCGGCTGGCTCGTCGCCGCGGCGGTGACGAGGGTCATGGCGGGACAGGCGGAACGAACCGGCACGATGATCCCCATGGCCCGTCGGGCGGCAGTTCCGCCGGCGACGGCAAACCCGCATAA
- a CDS encoding RidA family protein, protein MAIATNPPGLWPPFGAFSMAMIQGDGQIVHLKGQVSLDRHGHVVGSNDMRAQVHQVLENIRDVLAAMGGQMADVISAVHYATDIEQFMAAADIRKAFFVAPYPVTTTVQVERLYHPDLMIEIAAIAEIPRTRFRHPESATG, encoded by the coding sequence ATGGCGATTGCAACCAATCCACCAGGCCTCTGGCCGCCATTCGGGGCGTTCTCGATGGCCATGATTCAGGGTGATGGCCAGATCGTTCACCTGAAAGGCCAGGTGTCGCTCGACCGGCACGGTCATGTGGTTGGCAGCAACGATATGCGTGCGCAGGTGCATCAGGTTTTGGAGAACATTCGTGACGTTTTGGCGGCCATGGGCGGCCAGATGGCAGACGTGATCTCCGCCGTGCACTATGCGACCGATATCGAGCAGTTCATGGCCGCTGCGGATATCCGAAAGGCGTTCTTCGTCGCGCCCTATCCGGTTACCACGACGGTTCAGGTCGAACGCTTGTACCACCCTGACCTGATGATCGAAATTGCCGCGATTGCCGAAATCCCCCGGACAAGGTTTCGGCATCCTGAATCAGCGACGGGTTGA
- a CDS encoding LysR family transcriptional regulator, which translates to MNDSMMDWSDVRVFLAIARSGTLGAAARLTGQTQPTMGRRLRALEAAVGHELFQRTSDGFVLTGEGAAVLNYAERMEEEALGFSRALAGKEQQLSGLLRVSSSDWFGIHVLTPVFARFLDRHRQVSVELVTDARRYNLARREADLVFRITPFDEPDVIQRKLMHIDYALYGPVDCVAPDAGDGAGQTLVSMDSAFDALPDVTWLKRMLPKARVAFGSNNRGAQARMCAEGGGFAVLPCPLGDTTPGLRRIDLGEAPPGRDVWLGYHRDLRRLGRLRALLDVTIEALADT; encoded by the coding sequence ATGAATGATTCCATGATGGACTGGAGCGACGTCCGCGTGTTTCTGGCGATTGCCCGGAGCGGCACGCTGGGCGCGGCGGCAAGGCTGACCGGCCAGACTCAGCCGACGATGGGGCGGCGCCTGCGCGCGCTCGAAGCGGCGGTCGGACATGAGTTGTTTCAGCGCACGAGCGATGGTTTTGTGCTGACCGGGGAGGGCGCAGCCGTCCTGAACTACGCCGAGCGGATGGAGGAAGAAGCGCTCGGTTTTTCCCGTGCGCTTGCCGGCAAGGAGCAGCAACTGAGCGGGCTGTTGCGCGTATCGTCGTCGGACTGGTTCGGCATCCACGTTCTGACGCCGGTGTTCGCGCGATTTCTCGACAGGCACCGGCAGGTATCGGTGGAACTCGTCACCGATGCACGCCGGTACAACCTTGCGCGCCGCGAGGCCGACCTGGTGTTCCGCATTACGCCGTTCGACGAACCCGATGTCATTCAGCGCAAGCTGATGCACATCGACTATGCGCTGTATGGGCCGGTCGATTGCGTGGCTCCGGATGCGGGCGATGGTGCAGGCCAGACGCTCGTCAGCATGGACAGCGCGTTTGATGCGCTGCCCGACGTCACGTGGCTCAAGCGGATGTTGCCAAAGGCGCGCGTTGCTTTTGGCAGCAACAATCGTGGTGCGCAGGCGCGCATGTGTGCGGAGGGCGGCGGATTCGCGGTGCTGCCGTGTCCGCTGGGCGATACGACGCCGGGCCTGCGACGCATCGATCTGGGCGAAGCGCCGCCGGGCCGCGATGTCTGGCTCGGTTATCACCGCGATCTGCGGCGGCTCGGGCGGCTGCGTGCCCTTCTTGATGTGACGATCGAAGCGCTGGCCGACACGTGA
- a CDS encoding zinc-dependent alcohol dehydrogenase family protein: protein MDMQALVLNRYNGPLELTSLSRPEPSRGEVLVRIVASGLNPLDTKMRAGSAAHAKHPLPLVLGIDMAGFVEAVGQDVSTFKVGDEVYGMTGGVGGIQGSLAQYAAVDADLLALKPSNLSMREAAALPLAFITSYSGIVDRAHLQSGQTVLVQGGAGGVGHVSVQLAHALGATVFATASTRDQAFIERLGATPIDYRAQTVEQYVDSATQGEGFDLVVDTVGGATLDASFAAVRHFGHVVSALGWGTHALAPLSFREATYSGVFTLYPLLSGKHRAHHGEMLREATRLAEEGKLSPRLDPRRFDLRSAELAYDALIEGSQGNLQGRIVVDVA from the coding sequence ATGGATATGCAAGCCCTCGTGCTGAACCGGTACAACGGCCCCCTCGAACTCACCAGCCTGTCGCGGCCGGAGCCGTCGCGCGGCGAGGTCCTCGTGCGTATCGTCGCGAGCGGGCTGAATCCGCTCGACACCAAGATGCGCGCCGGCAGCGCGGCGCATGCGAAGCATCCGTTGCCGCTGGTGTTGGGCATCGACATGGCGGGCTTCGTCGAAGCGGTGGGCCAGGACGTCAGCACGTTCAAGGTTGGCGACGAAGTGTATGGAATGACCGGCGGCGTCGGCGGCATTCAGGGATCGCTGGCGCAATACGCGGCGGTCGACGCAGACCTGCTCGCGCTGAAGCCCTCTAACCTCTCGATGCGCGAAGCCGCCGCGCTGCCGCTCGCCTTCATTACTTCGTATTCCGGCATCGTCGATCGTGCGCACCTGCAGTCCGGGCAAACCGTGCTCGTGCAGGGCGGCGCAGGCGGCGTCGGACACGTATCGGTGCAGCTGGCGCACGCGCTCGGCGCAACCGTCTTCGCGACTGCCAGCACGCGCGATCAGGCATTCATCGAGCGCCTCGGTGCCACGCCGATCGACTACCGCGCGCAGACGGTGGAACAGTACGTCGATTCAGCCACGCAAGGCGAAGGTTTCGACCTCGTGGTCGACACGGTCGGCGGTGCGACGCTGGATGCATCGTTCGCTGCGGTCAGGCACTTCGGCCATGTCGTCAGCGCGCTCGGCTGGGGAACACATGCCCTCGCGCCCCTGTCGTTTCGTGAAGCCACCTACTCAGGGGTATTCACCCTGTATCCGCTGTTGAGCGGCAAACACCGCGCTCATCACGGCGAAATGCTGCGCGAGGCAACACGTCTTGCGGAGGAAGGCAAACTTTCGCCGAGACTGGACCCGCGCCGTTTCGATCTGCGCTCGGCAGAACTCGCCTACGATGCGCTAATCGAGGGTAGCCAGGGCAACCTGCAAGGAAGGATCGTGGTGGACGTGGCTTGA
- a CDS encoding methyl-accepting chemotaxis protein, with protein MKISTRLILLVATALLGMACVVATALYSLDSSLTASRRGQIVNLLTKAEHLVQYYRGLEASGKLSREEAQAEAKRALSALNADRKSYFWATTQDGLNLVHPNPDLVGTKTAGNRTTSGLTDTQAYQRGLASDHIALVDVLIRPAQDAPLVAKLQGLVAIPEWKWWIGTGFFYDDINAAYWKLATTLLTISVAIFAAVCGMAWFMTRSVRHALGGEPADAGAFAAQIAAGNLAADIAVAASDRSSLIYALHEMKLKLRELVQGIQQSSESIATGSSEIAQGNTDLSQRTEEQAASLEETASSMEQLTATVQQNTDNARQASQLAVQASAATERGGAAVEQVIGTMQGIAGESRKIGQIINVIEGIAFQTNILALNAAVEAARAGDEGRGFAVVAGEVRSLAQRSAAAAKDIKTLIETSVSRVDEGTGQVAVAGERMREIVHSIKRVSDIMGEIAAASIEQSTGIEQVNRAVSQMDEVTQQNAALVEQAAAAAASLDEQAARLRGTVSVFRL; from the coding sequence ATGAAAATTTCCACCCGACTCATTTTGCTGGTTGCGACAGCGTTGCTAGGCATGGCATGCGTGGTCGCCACCGCGCTGTATTCACTGGACAGTTCCCTGACCGCGAGCCGTCGCGGGCAGATCGTCAATCTGCTGACCAAGGCGGAGCACCTCGTCCAATACTACCGGGGCCTCGAAGCCAGCGGCAAACTGAGCCGCGAAGAGGCCCAGGCAGAAGCAAAGCGGGCGCTGAGCGCCCTGAACGCCGACAGGAAAAGCTACTTCTGGGCAACGACACAGGACGGCTTGAACCTCGTCCACCCGAACCCCGACCTCGTGGGCACGAAAACCGCTGGCAATCGAACCACCAGCGGCCTCACCGACACGCAAGCCTATCAGCGCGGACTGGCGAGCGACCACATCGCGCTGGTCGACGTTCTCATCAGGCCCGCGCAGGATGCACCGCTCGTCGCCAAGCTGCAGGGCTTGGTGGCAATCCCGGAATGGAAATGGTGGATCGGCACCGGCTTCTTCTACGACGACATCAACGCGGCCTACTGGAAGCTGGCCACGACGCTCCTCACCATCTCCGTGGCGATCTTCGCGGCGGTCTGCGGGATGGCGTGGTTCATGACGCGTAGCGTGCGCCATGCGCTCGGCGGCGAGCCGGCCGATGCAGGCGCCTTCGCTGCGCAGATCGCCGCAGGAAACCTCGCCGCCGATATTGCTGTGGCGGCGTCGGACCGCTCCAGCCTGATCTACGCCCTTCACGAGATGAAGCTGAAGTTGCGCGAGCTCGTGCAAGGCATTCAGCAGTCAAGCGAATCGATTGCAACGGGTTCGAGCGAAATCGCCCAGGGCAACACCGACCTGTCGCAGCGGACTGAAGAGCAGGCAGCCTCGCTCGAGGAAACGGCGTCCAGCATGGAGCAGCTCACGGCGACCGTTCAGCAGAACACCGACAACGCCCGTCAGGCGAGTCAGCTTGCAGTCCAGGCGTCGGCGGCGACTGAGCGCGGTGGCGCAGCGGTCGAGCAGGTCATCGGCACGATGCAGGGTATCGCCGGAGAATCGCGCAAGATCGGCCAGATCATCAACGTGATCGAAGGGATCGCATTCCAGACCAACATTCTCGCGCTCAATGCCGCCGTCGAAGCCGCTCGCGCGGGCGACGAGGGGCGCGGCTTTGCGGTCGTCGCCGGCGAAGTGCGTTCGCTCGCGCAGCGCAGTGCCGCGGCGGCGAAAGACATCAAGACGTTGATCGAGACGTCCGTGTCGCGCGTCGATGAAGGCACCGGACAGGTCGCCGTGGCCGGTGAACGTATGCGTGAAATCGTTCACTCGATCAAACGCGTGAGCGACATCATGGGCGAGATCGCGGCGGCGTCGATCGAGCAGAGCACCGGCATCGAGCAGGTCAATCGGGCGGTTTCGCAGATGGATGAAGTGACCCAGCAGAACGCGGCGCTGGTCGAGCAGGCGGCAGCCGCCGCTGCATCGCTCGATGAGCAGGCTGCGCGCCTGCGCGGGACCGTATCGGTGTTTCGTCTTTGA
- a CDS encoding DUF4148 domain-containing protein, translating to MKNFISSLAVAAALIAPAISFAQAGSNDPITRAQVKSEIVQAEQQGVLHQSRVHYPDYNSQDSMHADASAHMNTNANANATAGGAEYGSAMVGSSQSGQPASLPHNVMPNSFYSHR from the coding sequence ATGAAAAACTTCATCTCATCGCTTGCTGTTGCCGCCGCATTGATCGCTCCGGCGATTTCGTTTGCTCAGGCCGGAAGTAACGATCCCATTACACGCGCGCAGGTCAAGTCGGAGATCGTTCAGGCCGAGCAGCAGGGTGTCCTGCATCAATCGCGGGTGCACTATCCCGATTACAACTCGCAGGATAGTATGCATGCCGACGCGAGCGCGCATATGAACACGAATGCGAACGCCAACGCGACGGCCGGCGGCGCGGAGTACGGTTCGGCGATGGTTGGCTCATCACAATCGGGTCAGCCGGCATCGTTGCCACACAATGTCATGCCGAATTCGTTCTACTCGCATCGTTGA
- a CDS encoding DUF4142 domain-containing protein encodes MIRFSIAPTLGALATGLLVVTTAASAQTAQPSSGEVRLHGNDQAFINEATKAVSTQRDAARIATSRSKDREVKAFAEKVANDNAMLATELRAAIPHGVAVPKDDPDNAVLESVRNLAGGEFDKTYIENVALADEQKSLSAFQAEIASGRNDQLKDAARKALPTMQEHYAMAQELAKRKHLSEGAQ; translated from the coding sequence ATGATCCGCTTTTCTATTGCCCCGACGCTCGGCGCACTTGCGACTGGCCTGCTCGTTGTCACGACAGCGGCGAGCGCGCAGACTGCACAGCCCTCGTCTGGAGAGGTCAGGCTGCACGGTAACGATCAGGCGTTCATCAACGAAGCCACGAAGGCCGTTTCGACACAACGTGACGCTGCGCGGATTGCAACGTCCCGCTCGAAAGACCGTGAAGTCAAGGCGTTTGCAGAGAAGGTCGCCAACGACAACGCAATGCTCGCTACCGAACTTCGCGCAGCAATTCCTCATGGCGTGGCAGTGCCGAAGGACGATCCAGACAACGCCGTGCTCGAGAGCGTCCGGAACCTGGCTGGCGGTGAATTCGACAAGACGTATATCGAGAATGTCGCGCTCGCCGACGAGCAGAAGTCGCTGTCCGCATTTCAGGCGGAGATCGCCAGCGGGCGCAATGACCAGTTGAAGGACGCAGCACGCAAGGCATTACCGACAATGCAGGAGCATTACGCAATGGCGCAGGAACTCGCGAAACGCAAGCATCTGTCGGAGGGCGCGCAGTAA